One segment of Rubripirellula amarantea DNA contains the following:
- a CDS encoding sugar phosphate isomerase/epimerase family protein, with protein MAELNIAVRIDSLGLPMPRALEMASRLGVRAVELNARSGIDPSSLSDTGLRSFRKMLNDLNLKVSALRFPTRRGYDHLQDLDRRVEATKKMMLLAYKLGTTVLVNSLGRVPESDEDQRYETLKSVVDDLGRYGARVGAFLAAETGTESGERLNALLDTSEDGFVGVALNPGQLVINQFALEESIKAVASRVQYVVAIDGVLDLSVGRGVAVPLGQGIVDFPMMLGELEEHQYQGAFAVGRAESSAEELRDGVDYLRSL; from the coding sequence TTGGCTGAGTTAAACATCGCGGTGCGGATTGATTCGTTGGGACTTCCAATGCCCAGAGCACTCGAAATGGCATCCCGGTTGGGAGTTCGCGCGGTTGAACTTAACGCGCGCAGCGGCATTGACCCTTCTTCATTGTCGGACACTGGGCTCCGCAGCTTTCGCAAAATGCTCAATGACCTCAATTTGAAGGTCTCTGCGCTGCGTTTTCCTACCCGAAGGGGCTATGACCATCTGCAAGATCTCGATCGTCGAGTCGAAGCGACGAAAAAGATGATGTTGCTAGCATATAAACTTGGCACCACTGTTTTGGTCAATTCTTTAGGTCGCGTTCCTGAATCGGACGAAGATCAACGTTATGAAACTCTGAAGTCCGTTGTCGACGACTTGGGACGATACGGGGCTCGCGTGGGGGCATTCCTGGCCGCGGAAACAGGCACTGAATCGGGTGAACGCCTAAATGCGCTGTTGGATACGTCGGAAGACGGTTTTGTTGGTGTCGCGTTGAATCCAGGGCAGTTGGTCATCAATCAGTTTGCCTTGGAAGAGTCCATTAAGGCGGTTGCATCGCGAGTGCAGTACGTCGTGGCTATCGATGGTGTGTTGGACTTATCGGTTGGCAGAGGTGTGGCGGTGCCGTTAGGTCAAGGCATCGTGGACTTTCCTATGATGCTTGGTGAACTCGAAGAACATCAGTACCAAGGTGCCTTCGCCGTCGGTCGCGCAGAATCTTCCGCCGAAGAGCTTCGTGATGGAGTGGATTATTTGCGTAGTCTTTGA
- a CDS encoding efflux RND transporter periplasmic adaptor subunit produces the protein MQFHTFLSAIVVFTGLCIAPVVSSPAIAQQTLGGPSNTVRPADPSIASPRNPASSKPIAINEAQLSLIQNTFIAAPMAGIVNTVSVVEGKRVVRGDAMVQLNSDQVQTELEAAEAAFEAARLQADNDVDARYARRTLEVRERELQQSTDANRGFAGAISDTEIAKLQLVVDQSRLAIEQAEHDLRVAAAQAKEKAAAARIAEARLELHNIAAPVTGTVVEVAVQPGEWIEPGKPLVRLISLDPIRAECFIDGRKYGKELVGREVEFLINGVDKPQTLKGRVTFVSPEVHPVTGQARLWAELQNPDQSAAAGLRGRLTIK, from the coding sequence ATGCAATTTCATACATTCTTATCCGCAATCGTCGTCTTCACCGGCCTCTGCATTGCGCCGGTCGTTTCGTCACCGGCAATCGCTCAGCAAACGTTGGGTGGACCATCCAACACGGTGCGTCCGGCGGATCCCTCGATTGCATCACCACGAAATCCAGCTTCGTCTAAGCCGATCGCAATCAATGAAGCTCAACTTTCGCTGATTCAGAACACCTTCATTGCTGCCCCCATGGCGGGAATCGTAAACACGGTTTCCGTGGTCGAGGGCAAACGCGTGGTTCGTGGCGACGCAATGGTGCAACTAAACAGTGACCAAGTTCAAACCGAGCTGGAGGCTGCTGAAGCCGCTTTTGAAGCCGCTCGCTTGCAAGCCGACAATGACGTGGACGCAAGGTACGCACGCCGAACCCTCGAAGTCCGAGAACGCGAACTGCAGCAGAGTACCGATGCGAACCGAGGCTTCGCCGGTGCTATCAGCGACACCGAGATCGCCAAGCTACAACTCGTTGTCGATCAGTCGCGTTTGGCAATCGAACAGGCCGAACATGACCTACGGGTTGCGGCTGCTCAAGCCAAAGAGAAAGCTGCCGCGGCTCGTATCGCCGAAGCTCGTTTGGAACTTCACAACATTGCGGCTCCCGTAACCGGAACCGTGGTTGAAGTTGCCGTTCAGCCTGGCGAGTGGATCGAACCAGGCAAGCCTTTGGTGAGGCTCATCTCGCTTGACCCGATCCGCGCCGAGTGCTTCATCGACGGACGCAAGTATGGGAAAGAACTTGTCGGACGCGAGGTGGAATTCCTAATCAACGGAGTCGACAAACCTCAAACGCTGAAAGGAAGAGTCACCTTTGTTTCGCCCGAAGTTCATCCGGTGACCGGACAGGCTCGATTGTGGGCGGAACTTCAAAACCCTGATCAATCTGCCGCCGCTGGATTACGCGGACGGCTAACGATCAAGTGA
- a CDS encoding carbon storage regulator codes for MLVLSRKEGEKLLIGDDIVLTINRISGNRVAIGIEAPRQVRVVRGELERHEVSAGGDSSVAAAVNDTNIAVASKPHA; via the coding sequence ATGTTGGTTCTTAGTCGCAAAGAAGGCGAAAAGCTGTTGATCGGTGACGATATCGTTTTGACCATCAATCGTATTTCAGGAAACCGTGTTGCCATCGGTATCGAGGCTCCACGCCAAGTTCGCGTTGTTCGCGGTGAACTCGAGCGTCACGAAGTTTCCGCTGGTGGTGACTCATCAGTCGCCGCAGCAGTCAACGATACGAACATCGCAGTTGCTAGCAAACCACACGCTTAG
- a CDS encoding arylsulfatase, whose product MIFRTSIFFAVVLVAAVVLVVALPTKTGAVERQRSVSGKPNVILIVTDDQGYGDMSCHGNPWLKTPNLDRLCAEGVSLENYHVDPVCTPTRAALMTGRYSTRVGAWDVVQGRQLLAADERTMADLFSDSGYRTGMFGKWHLGDTWPYAPRYRGFQNVVRHLAGGIDEIGNPIGNDYFDDTYYRNGVAEKIDGYCTDVFFAECQRFITQKSSEPFFAYLPLNAMHSPHTVAEKCFAPFEAKGHSEKRSKFFGQIINFDENLGRLFDVLQENELDKNTIIIFMGDNGTAEGSNGRVPDDGFNAGMRGKKGGVYEGGHRVACFVRWPGQLDAGHQVQSLASCRDWLPTLVDLCGLDSREAKPFDGQSLKPLLKRPADGSGADDGWSSRTLFVQRQPDQPSLVVDGNASNQWRSSHYAVLTESWRLVDGELYDIGKDPSQVNDLARQYPEVVDDLQSRYRQHFADVFQDDAPYVRFQLGDDRENPTLLTVRDWHPTQGGVIWKQEQLGDDALGVNGFWAVNVTQPGRYAIRLSRFPDDSPASMRATKAVIQIGDLKFEKQLDKDDRSVTFEIELPAGPAILQTWLSDDRNVVRGAYFVRVDKQ is encoded by the coding sequence ATGATTTTTCGAACGAGCATCTTTTTCGCGGTAGTCCTTGTCGCCGCAGTGGTCCTTGTCGTCGCATTGCCAACGAAGACAGGAGCAGTCGAACGGCAGCGTAGCGTAAGTGGAAAGCCGAATGTCATCTTGATCGTTACCGACGACCAGGGTTACGGCGACATGTCATGTCATGGGAATCCTTGGCTGAAAACACCCAACCTGGATCGACTTTGTGCCGAAGGTGTGAGCCTGGAAAACTATCACGTTGATCCCGTTTGCACGCCGACCCGCGCAGCCTTGATGACTGGGCGATATTCGACCCGTGTGGGAGCGTGGGACGTGGTCCAAGGCAGGCAGTTGCTTGCTGCCGATGAACGAACCATGGCAGATTTGTTTTCCGATTCCGGCTACCGTACCGGGATGTTTGGCAAATGGCACCTGGGAGACACGTGGCCTTACGCACCTCGCTATCGCGGATTTCAAAACGTCGTTCGCCACTTGGCTGGCGGCATCGACGAAATCGGAAACCCCATCGGCAATGACTATTTCGATGACACCTACTATCGAAACGGTGTCGCCGAAAAGATTGACGGATATTGCACGGATGTGTTCTTCGCGGAGTGTCAGCGTTTTATCACTCAGAAATCGAGTGAGCCGTTCTTCGCCTATCTACCACTTAACGCCATGCATAGTCCGCATACGGTAGCAGAGAAATGTTTTGCTCCGTTTGAAGCGAAAGGACATTCCGAGAAACGATCAAAGTTCTTCGGCCAGATCATTAACTTTGACGAAAACCTCGGGCGATTGTTCGATGTGTTGCAGGAGAATGAGCTAGACAAGAACACGATCATCATCTTCATGGGCGATAACGGCACCGCCGAAGGTTCAAACGGTCGGGTACCCGATGACGGCTTCAACGCTGGCATGCGTGGGAAGAAGGGAGGTGTTTACGAGGGCGGGCACCGAGTCGCATGCTTCGTACGTTGGCCCGGCCAATTGGATGCTGGACACCAAGTTCAATCATTGGCCTCTTGCCGAGATTGGTTGCCCACTCTGGTTGATCTATGTGGACTGGATTCTCGTGAGGCCAAACCGTTTGACGGGCAGAGCTTGAAACCTTTGCTAAAGCGTCCGGCTGACGGTTCAGGCGCAGACGACGGCTGGTCATCACGAACACTTTTCGTTCAACGGCAGCCTGACCAGCCCAGCCTTGTCGTTGATGGCAACGCGAGCAACCAATGGCGATCTTCTCATTACGCGGTGCTTACCGAATCTTGGCGGTTGGTTGATGGTGAACTCTACGACATTGGCAAAGACCCAAGTCAGGTGAACGATCTCGCGCGGCAGTATCCCGAAGTCGTCGATGATCTTCAGTCCAGATACCGTCAACACTTCGCGGATGTCTTTCAAGACGATGCCCCGTATGTACGATTCCAACTTGGCGACGACCGTGAGAATCCAACCTTACTGACTGTGCGAGACTGGCATCCCACTCAAGGCGGTGTGATTTGGAAACAAGAGCAACTTGGCGATGACGCTCTCGGCGTCAATGGTTTTTGGGCAGTGAACGTTACACAGCCTGGTCGCTACGCGATTCGACTGTCCCGATTCCCTGACGATTCGCCTGCGTCGATGAGGGCAACCAAAGCCGTGATTCAAATTGGTGACTTGAAATTTGAAAAACAGCTCGACAAAGATGACAGGTCAGTCACGTTCGAGATCGAGCTGCCAGCAGGTCCAGCGATCCTGCAGACTTGGCTCAGTGACGATCGCAACGTGGTCCGTGGTGCCTATTTCGTCCGCGTGGACAAACAATGA
- a CDS encoding L-dopachrome tautomerase-related protein, translating to MNRLICIVALAVSVLCGVTVWGQEKSVELELFAQLDQAVGNIAFTHDGTLVLSHHPFFKPNVRVATYDATANKVVPFPNMQWNTPRDDNDWYLDDVLGVRNDSNGMVWMLDMGTRNNIIPKLVAWDTQKNKLHRIVYVPPPASLSISQLNDFVIDQKRNLIVIADEGIARGGDGSQAALVVVDLSTGMVRRVLQGHPSTAADRKMPTRIDGNPLSTSVNGKMTPIFVGADGITLDANNEWLYFCPLNGDKIYRLPIAALADHEMTNDQLGATVETYGDKVNNGGLSIDRWDNLYFTNVGSHSIGFVSAHDRKYSEIASDVKMQWPDGISYRQDGYMYVSAAQVHWGSAFNDGKDKTSRPFYIFRFKPFGEGILGR from the coding sequence ATGAACAGGCTCATTTGCATTGTCGCTTTGGCCGTATCGGTGCTGTGTGGTGTCACGGTTTGGGGACAGGAAAAAAGCGTTGAGCTGGAACTGTTTGCTCAACTCGATCAAGCGGTTGGAAACATCGCTTTCACACATGATGGAACATTGGTTCTAAGCCATCATCCTTTCTTTAAACCCAATGTACGCGTGGCGACCTACGATGCGACGGCAAACAAGGTTGTGCCGTTTCCGAACATGCAATGGAACACGCCTCGTGATGACAACGATTGGTATTTGGATGATGTGTTGGGTGTTCGGAACGACTCGAACGGCATGGTTTGGATGCTCGACATGGGCACTCGCAACAACATCATACCCAAGCTGGTCGCATGGGATACGCAAAAGAACAAGCTGCACCGGATCGTCTACGTTCCGCCGCCCGCAAGTCTAAGCATTTCGCAACTCAATGACTTTGTGATTGATCAAAAACGGAATCTGATTGTGATTGCTGATGAAGGAATCGCCCGCGGTGGCGACGGATCCCAAGCAGCGTTGGTGGTAGTTGACCTTTCCACAGGAATGGTCCGGCGCGTCCTTCAAGGTCATCCTTCGACGGCTGCCGACCGTAAAATGCCGACAAGGATCGACGGCAATCCGTTAAGTACTAGCGTCAACGGCAAGATGACGCCAATCTTCGTGGGAGCCGATGGCATCACGCTCGATGCGAACAACGAGTGGCTGTATTTTTGTCCGCTCAACGGAGACAAGATTTACCGCCTTCCGATCGCTGCACTCGCCGATCACGAGATGACGAACGATCAACTCGGCGCAACGGTTGAAACTTACGGTGACAAAGTCAACAACGGTGGCCTTTCCATTGACCGGTGGGACAACCTCTATTTTACCAACGTTGGCAGTCACAGCATCGGCTTTGTTTCTGCTCACGACCGCAAGTATTCAGAGATCGCATCCGATGTGAAGATGCAGTGGCCTGACGGAATCAGTTACCGGCAAGACGGTTACATGTACGTTTCAGCCGCTCAGGTTCACTGGGGGTCGGCGTTCAATGACGGAAAAGACAAGACATCGAGACCGTTTTACATCTTTCGCTTCAAGCCGTTTGGTGAAGGGATTTTGGGACGGTAG
- a CDS encoding family 16 glycosylhydrolase has product MLAKDRSDFPWFVPRSFVLALPLALSAISVLAEESNFPKQDLVLWLDAADTSTLKIDADQVLQWDDKSGHDHHAVASTQNRPLLISGDGPMVRFTPGDTPTPLHTPVLFPETSPVTVFVVSQRGEEQADRGDWQRLLSAREPDNKDHLGNGIAMTLTPRGKGHGFPAAIYSSFKDSVASLPMTLGTTAPGQPGGGLKADVAEILIYNRAFSDPSEFEAVQDYLAQKWNVDAARDAGGWTREGDTPPSLTHTTTDAPLFDQANATGWQPYPAMTDEFDGDSLDQEKWWDHYPSWHGRAPARFLPENIKVADGMLQLTLRKDDSLPREKLHADNDADYYGYSAAAVVSKTALTYGCFEVRIRPAHATCTSSWWFNGGATNEDGVERRTELDVFELPAGAKGFEKKFGMNMHIFKEPETSEHWSNWGNWYAPFAWSEDFHTVNFVWSPNWIRYYVDGHCVRTTRNVAWHVPLQMIFDMEIMSWLPFPDDSEFPAHYKIDYVRAWTHPDWKGDPQWTPKPDPSKPSNITEAVRKLTAQRQADQSPQ; this is encoded by the coding sequence ATGCTCGCTAAAGATCGCTCCGATTTTCCATGGTTTGTCCCGAGATCATTCGTTCTCGCTTTACCGCTAGCACTGTCCGCAATTTCGGTTCTCGCGGAAGAATCGAATTTCCCTAAGCAGGACCTTGTTCTGTGGCTTGATGCTGCGGATACGTCAACGCTTAAGATCGATGCCGATCAAGTTCTGCAATGGGACGACAAGTCGGGCCATGATCATCATGCAGTTGCGTCTACCCAGAACCGGCCCCTATTGATTTCGGGCGACGGTCCGATGGTTCGATTCACGCCCGGCGACACTCCAACTCCGCTGCACACTCCGGTTCTATTTCCCGAGACCTCGCCGGTAACTGTGTTCGTTGTGTCTCAACGCGGCGAAGAACAAGCCGATAGAGGTGACTGGCAACGACTTCTGTCCGCCCGAGAACCTGACAACAAGGATCACCTGGGCAATGGCATTGCGATGACACTGACGCCGCGAGGAAAAGGACATGGATTCCCAGCAGCGATCTATTCTAGCTTCAAAGATTCAGTCGCCTCGTTACCTATGACTCTTGGCACAACCGCTCCTGGACAGCCCGGCGGCGGATTGAAGGCGGATGTGGCTGAGATCCTCATTTACAACCGAGCATTCTCGGATCCCTCTGAATTTGAAGCCGTCCAAGACTATCTCGCGCAAAAGTGGAATGTCGACGCAGCGAGGGACGCCGGCGGTTGGACTCGAGAAGGTGACACCCCACCATCCTTGACGCACACGACAACTGATGCACCTTTGTTTGACCAAGCTAACGCAACTGGTTGGCAACCTTATCCGGCAATGACAGACGAGTTTGATGGCGATTCACTGGATCAAGAAAAGTGGTGGGATCACTATCCTTCGTGGCACGGGCGAGCTCCCGCAAGGTTCTTACCCGAGAACATCAAGGTTGCGGATGGGATGTTGCAGTTGACACTTCGCAAAGATGATTCCCTACCTCGTGAAAAGCTGCACGCCGACAATGATGCAGACTACTACGGCTATTCCGCTGCCGCAGTAGTTTCCAAAACCGCGTTAACTTACGGGTGCTTTGAAGTTAGGATTCGCCCCGCTCACGCGACGTGCACAAGTTCCTGGTGGTTCAACGGAGGTGCGACGAATGAAGATGGGGTTGAACGGCGCACCGAGCTCGATGTCTTTGAACTTCCCGCCGGTGCGAAAGGGTTTGAGAAGAAGTTTGGGATGAACATGCACATCTTCAAGGAACCCGAAACTAGCGAGCATTGGTCGAACTGGGGCAATTGGTACGCCCCATTTGCGTGGTCCGAAGATTTCCACACGGTCAATTTCGTTTGGTCACCGAACTGGATTCGTTACTACGTCGACGGCCATTGCGTAAGAACGACCCGAAATGTTGCTTGGCATGTTCCGCTGCAAATGATTTTCGATATGGAGATCATGTCGTGGTTGCCGTTTCCAGACGACAGCGAGTTCCCCGCTCACTACAAGATTGATTACGTACGCGCGTGGACTCATCCGGACTGGAAAGGTGATCCCCAATGGACGCCTAAACCCGACCCGAGCAAGCCAAGCAATATCACCGAGGCTGTTCGAAAGCTCACCGCCCAAAGGCAAGCCGATCAATCACCCCAATGA
- the surE gene encoding 5'/3'-nucleotidase SurE, giving the protein MFLSATPKRSCLQHLSDYPPVKFLLTNDDGIEAPGLASLYESLRRHLTSDDSVIVVAPDQCRSECGHSVTTGRSLTLTPRPDVATLVEEQRSQQGFPNKATNGHSTIPSQWYSIDGTPVDCIRVALATMASDVDAVFSGINAGANLGACLLVSGTFAAAREAAFQGLPAMAVSQLRHPDVPQNWDHAPEWLQSIIATFKRNLDDTTSQKRLWNVNLPALAESTPIPPTIQCDVDQNPIPRRVELGALHSEKSSAGNPVRFELDFHGRPHAKDTDIHHCFRGAITVSHLRATAG; this is encoded by the coding sequence ATGTTCCTGTCTGCAACACCTAAGCGTTCCTGTCTGCAACACCTAAGCGATTACCCACCTGTGAAGTTCTTATTGACCAATGATGACGGTATCGAAGCACCAGGACTTGCCTCTTTATACGAGAGCTTGCGCCGTCACCTAACAAGTGACGATAGCGTTATCGTGGTCGCGCCTGACCAATGCCGAAGCGAGTGTGGACACAGCGTCACAACCGGAAGATCGCTGACGCTAACACCTCGACCCGACGTAGCAACCCTTGTAGAAGAACAGCGTTCGCAACAAGGCTTCCCCAATAAAGCGACGAACGGACACTCGACCATTCCAAGCCAATGGTATTCGATCGATGGTACACCCGTAGATTGTATTCGCGTAGCCCTCGCCACCATGGCGTCGGATGTTGATGCCGTGTTCTCAGGGATCAACGCAGGCGCAAACCTTGGCGCATGCTTACTGGTCAGTGGCACCTTTGCGGCCGCGCGTGAGGCTGCATTCCAAGGGCTCCCGGCGATGGCAGTCTCTCAACTGCGGCATCCCGACGTTCCCCAAAATTGGGATCACGCCCCGGAATGGTTGCAGTCCATCATCGCTACTTTTAAACGCAATTTAGACGATACGACCAGCCAAAAACGATTGTGGAATGTCAACTTGCCTGCACTTGCAGAGTCGACACCCATCCCTCCGACAATTCAATGCGACGTCGATCAAAACCCGATCCCGCGTAGAGTGGAACTTGGCGCATTGCATTCCGAAAAATCATCGGCTGGCAATCCAGTTCGGTTCGAACTCGATTTCCATGGACGTCCTCATGCCAAAGACACGGACATCCACCACTGCTTTCGTGGCGCAATTACGGTCAGCCATCTAAGGGCAACTGCAGGGTAG
- a CDS encoding putative quinol monooxygenase translates to MAKLTIVANIKVKPDHINAVKAELEKLIPITRDEEGCLQYDLHQDNENPSHFMFYENWESRERWQTHMNNQHLKDYMAATDGMVEELTLNEMTHIG, encoded by the coding sequence GTGGCCAAGCTAACCATCGTCGCCAATATCAAAGTTAAACCCGACCATATCAATGCTGTGAAAGCGGAGCTCGAAAAGTTGATTCCGATCACGCGAGACGAGGAAGGGTGTCTTCAGTACGACCTGCACCAGGACAATGAAAACCCGTCGCATTTCATGTTCTACGAAAACTGGGAGTCGCGTGAACGGTGGCAAACGCACATGAACAATCAACACTTGAAGGACTACATGGCCGCCACGGACGGAATGGTTGAAGAACTAACTCTCAATGAGATGACTCACATCGGGTAG
- a CDS encoding RecQ family ATP-dependent DNA helicase encodes MSVTVTQPKKSHPTMGDAKEVLKQKFGLPEFRDGQLAVIERLLSGKNVAAVFPTGGGKSLCYQLPSQMLQGTTVVVSPLIALMKDQCDALATRGIAAARLDSSLSPQEFRDAMKGIREGSIKLVYVSPERFFNERFLTTVESLHVSLFAIDEAHCISQWGHNFRPDYLKLAELAKELSAERVLALTATATPEVLADIRDAFQIEAGDAIRTKFYRDNLAIRSTIVDEATHYQTLVERIKERPRGSTLVYVTLQKTAEEIAERLTLDGFAANAYHAGLDNEVRTQIQQDFIGSDGQVVVATIAFGMGIDKSNIRYVYHYNAPKSLESYAQEIGRAGRDGDAAICELLLHPKDRIVLENFTYGDTPSRHSVRRFIEFLAGQADSFHVSHYRLASETDIRILVARTLITYLELDGYIKATSPRYDSYKIKPLVSSKVILNHFQGEPREFAAGVLSCLTKGRTWFSLNTVLAAKKLGCDRGRVVKAVEYMSENGWLEINVSDLVHGYRWIRRPSTKSSTKSSTKSSTKPSDDTSDAKTLADQLHQRLASREGSEVSRLDGIFDLAKADACQAGLLSFHFGETLEKPCGQCSSCLGEGPFEIPAIKSRSIGTSALGVITGLAKEFPDLLSTSRDRARFLCGLSSPAMIKAKLTRHASYGVCNEVPFSDVMAQVGGLDE; translated from the coding sequence ATGAGCGTTACCGTGACCCAGCCTAAGAAGAGCCACCCCACGATGGGCGATGCCAAGGAAGTACTAAAGCAGAAGTTTGGTTTGCCCGAATTTCGCGATGGGCAACTCGCGGTGATCGAACGATTGCTTTCCGGCAAGAATGTCGCGGCCGTCTTTCCGACCGGCGGTGGCAAGAGTCTGTGCTACCAATTGCCAAGCCAAATGCTACAGGGCACTACGGTAGTGGTATCGCCGCTGATCGCCCTGATGAAAGACCAATGCGACGCACTCGCCACGCGAGGCATTGCGGCGGCAAGACTTGATTCGTCTCTTTCCCCCCAAGAATTTCGCGATGCAATGAAAGGAATTCGCGAGGGCTCGATCAAGTTGGTTTACGTGTCGCCCGAGCGTTTCTTCAATGAACGGTTCTTAACGACCGTTGAATCTCTACACGTATCACTTTTCGCGATCGACGAGGCGCACTGCATCAGCCAATGGGGGCACAACTTTCGTCCCGATTATCTCAAGCTTGCAGAACTTGCGAAAGAACTTTCCGCTGAGCGAGTGCTGGCACTTACCGCGACAGCCACGCCGGAAGTGCTTGCCGACATTCGTGACGCCTTCCAGATCGAAGCCGGGGATGCGATTCGCACAAAGTTCTATCGCGATAATTTGGCGATCCGTAGCACGATTGTCGATGAAGCGACGCACTACCAAACGCTTGTTGAGCGAATTAAAGAACGTCCTCGCGGTTCCACTTTAGTTTACGTCACGCTGCAGAAAACAGCCGAAGAGATCGCTGAACGGTTGACTCTCGACGGTTTTGCCGCCAACGCGTATCACGCGGGACTTGACAATGAGGTACGGACGCAGATTCAGCAAGACTTTATTGGTTCGGATGGCCAAGTGGTGGTCGCCACCATTGCGTTTGGGATGGGAATCGACAAGTCAAACATTCGTTACGTGTATCACTACAACGCTCCCAAGTCCCTTGAATCCTATGCTCAGGAGATTGGACGTGCTGGACGTGATGGCGATGCGGCAATCTGCGAGTTGTTGCTGCATCCAAAAGATCGAATCGTGCTGGAAAACTTCACCTACGGCGACACGCCATCGCGACACAGTGTCCGGCGGTTCATCGAGTTTTTGGCGGGGCAAGCGGATTCATTTCATGTTTCGCATTACAGGCTAGCCAGCGAAACCGATATCCGAATTTTGGTCGCACGCACGCTGATCACGTACCTCGAACTAGATGGATACATCAAGGCGACGTCTCCACGCTACGACAGCTACAAGATAAAGCCTTTGGTCAGTTCCAAAGTAATCCTGAATCATTTCCAAGGGGAACCTCGCGAGTTTGCTGCGGGAGTTCTGTCATGCTTGACCAAGGGCCGAACTTGGTTCTCGCTTAATACAGTCTTAGCCGCCAAAAAGTTAGGCTGTGATCGCGGGCGAGTGGTGAAGGCGGTTGAATACATGAGCGAGAATGGTTGGCTGGAAATCAATGTTTCCGATCTTGTTCACGGCTATCGTTGGATCAGACGCCCCAGCACGAAGTCAAGCACGAAGTCAAGCACGAAGTCGAGTACGAAGCCGAGTGACGATACAAGCGATGCCAAGACATTGGCGGATCAGCTTCACCAGCGGTTGGCCAGCCGTGAAGGCTCGGAAGTGTCACGTCTAGACGGCATTTTCGATCTCGCCAAGGCTGATGCATGCCAAGCAGGCCTGTTGTCATTTCACTTTGGCGAGACGCTTGAAAAGCCGTGCGGGCAATGCTCGTCGTGCCTGGGCGAAGGCCCCTTCGAGATCCCTGCAATCAAGTCTCGTTCAATTGGCACCTCAGCGTTGGGGGTGATCACCGGGCTTGCCAAGGAATTTCCTGACCTGCTCAGCACGTCTCGCGACCGAGCTCGCTTTCTGTGTGGTCTCTCTTCGCCCGCCATGATCAAGGCAAAACTGACGCGTCACGCCAGCTACGGCGTCTGCAACGAAGTCCCGTTTTCAGATGTCATGGCTCAGGTAGGCGGGCTAGACGAGTGA
- a CDS encoding zinc-binding alcohol dehydrogenase family protein has product MKAVGLTRYLPIDDPNSLMDLQLDKPKAMGHDLLVATKAIAVNPVDYKVRAPKDTIEDSPKVLGYDASGVVEEIGPDVTLFKPGDEVFYAGDITRQGTNSEFHLVDERIVGAKPQSLDFAHAAALPLTSITAFEAFFDRLGIDVNGANKGETILIIGGAGGVGSIGIQLAKIAGLTVIATASRSETIQWVTDLGSDHIVNHHEPLRPQIEKLGMKYVDYIAMFNDTDGHWVAATDLIRPQGHIVAIVENSKPLDQQNMKLKAASLSWEFMFARSMFQTPDMIEQHRLLNRVAGWIDEGRIRATANNVVTPINAANLRDAHAKLESGKAIGKIVLEGWR; this is encoded by the coding sequence ATGAAAGCTGTTGGACTGACACGTTACCTTCCAATCGACGACCCAAATTCGTTGATGGACCTTCAACTCGACAAGCCAAAGGCCATGGGGCATGACCTATTAGTCGCGACAAAAGCGATCGCGGTGAACCCGGTGGACTACAAGGTTCGTGCACCTAAAGACACGATCGAGGACTCGCCGAAGGTCCTTGGCTATGACGCTTCGGGCGTCGTCGAAGAGATCGGGCCGGACGTGACGCTCTTTAAGCCGGGCGACGAAGTTTTTTACGCTGGTGATATCACTCGACAAGGAACGAATTCCGAATTTCATCTGGTCGATGAACGTATCGTCGGTGCGAAACCGCAGTCACTTGATTTCGCTCATGCCGCAGCGTTGCCGTTGACATCGATTACTGCTTTTGAAGCCTTCTTTGATCGGCTGGGCATTGATGTTAACGGAGCGAACAAGGGCGAAACGATTCTCATCATTGGTGGAGCCGGAGGTGTCGGTTCGATTGGCATTCAGCTCGCTAAGATTGCTGGCCTGACCGTTATCGCAACCGCTTCCCGATCAGAGACGATTCAGTGGGTCACCGATCTCGGATCTGATCACATCGTCAATCATCACGAACCGCTTCGACCGCAGATCGAAAAGCTCGGTATGAAGTATGTTGACTACATCGCCATGTTCAACGACACCGACGGGCATTGGGTGGCAGCGACGGATTTGATCCGCCCGCAAGGGCACATCGTCGCGATCGTTGAAAACAGTAAGCCATTGGATCAACAGAACATGAAGTTGAAAGCTGCGTCGCTATCGTGGGAGTTCATGTTCGCACGTTCGATGTTCCAGACTCCTGATATGATCGAGCAACATCGTTTGCTAAATCGTGTTGCCGGCTGGATCGACGAGGGACGTATTCGAGCAACGGCAAACAACGTTGTCACGCCTATCAATGCCGCGAACCTACGTGATGCTCATGCCAAGCTTGAGTCCGGAAAGGCGATTGGCAAGATCGTTCTTGAAGGTTGGCGGTAG